A region of uncultured Carboxylicivirga sp. DNA encodes the following proteins:
- a CDS encoding L-fucose isomerase — protein MANRLIGDVPKVGIRPVIDGRERGVRESLEQQVMNLAKAAATFIKSNLRLPGGEKVECVIADTCIGGVAEAAMCAAKFKKEGVGVSLTVTPCWCYGTEVMDTDPLIPKAIWGFNGTERPGAVYLAAALAGYTQKGLPAFGIYGRDVQDAGDTTIPNDVKVKILRFVKAALAVAQMNGKSYLSIGYSSMGIAGSMVNSDFFQDYLGIRTEFVDSTEILRRIDEGIYDKVEFEKALHWTKENCKEGDDRNKPEIQADRIRKDHEWETVVKMTLICRDMMIGNPKLIEMGYREEGLGRNAILGGFQGQRQWTDYQPNADFTEAILNSSFDWNGIREAFVLATENDSLNGVVMLFGHLLTNTSQIFSDVRTYWSPEAVKRVTGNELTGKAKNGIIHLINSGSTTLDATAQQKDAEGKPAMKPFWDISEDEVKACLQNTIWPPANREYFRGGGFSSLFKTAGEMPVTMSRINLVKGQGPVLQIAEGWTVELPDDIHKVLDERTDPTWPTTWFVPRTNGTGAFEDVYSVMANWGANHGAISYGHIGADMITLASMLRIPVCMHNIDDNDIFRPSAWASFGEDKEGADYRACNTYGPLYGI, from the coding sequence ATGGCAAACAGATTAATAGGCGATGTACCCAAAGTTGGTATTCGACCAGTTATTGATGGAAGAGAAAGAGGGGTTAGAGAATCATTAGAACAGCAGGTTATGAATTTAGCAAAAGCTGCTGCAACTTTCATTAAATCCAATTTAAGATTACCAGGCGGAGAAAAAGTTGAGTGTGTTATTGCTGATACCTGTATTGGAGGTGTTGCTGAAGCAGCTATGTGTGCAGCCAAATTTAAAAAAGAAGGGGTTGGGGTATCACTTACGGTTACTCCATGTTGGTGCTATGGCACTGAGGTGATGGATACAGATCCCTTGATTCCAAAAGCAATATGGGGTTTTAACGGAACAGAACGACCCGGAGCTGTTTATCTGGCAGCTGCTTTAGCCGGTTATACTCAAAAAGGATTGCCGGCTTTTGGAATTTATGGACGTGATGTGCAGGATGCAGGTGATACAACCATCCCGAATGATGTAAAGGTTAAAATTCTTCGTTTTGTAAAAGCAGCTTTAGCAGTTGCCCAAATGAACGGTAAATCATATTTATCAATTGGTTATAGCTCGATGGGAATAGCCGGATCAATGGTGAACTCAGATTTCTTTCAGGATTATCTGGGTATAAGAACTGAATTTGTTGATAGTACAGAAATTCTTCGTCGGATTGATGAAGGAATATATGACAAAGTTGAGTTTGAAAAGGCATTGCATTGGACAAAGGAAAATTGCAAAGAAGGTGATGATAGAAATAAGCCTGAAATTCAGGCGGATAGAATACGTAAAGATCATGAATGGGAAACCGTGGTGAAGATGACTTTGATTTGTCGGGATATGATGATAGGTAACCCTAAACTGATTGAAATGGGATATCGTGAAGAAGGCCTTGGTCGGAATGCTATTCTTGGAGGTTTTCAGGGACAGCGTCAATGGACCGACTATCAGCCGAACGCTGATTTTACTGAGGCTATCTTAAATTCATCGTTTGATTGGAATGGTATTCGTGAGGCCTTTGTTTTAGCCACTGAAAACGATAGTTTGAATGGTGTTGTCATGTTATTTGGTCATTTATTAACGAATACTTCTCAGATATTTTCTGATGTGCGAACGTATTGGAGTCCCGAAGCAGTAAAGCGAGTTACAGGTAATGAACTAACAGGTAAGGCTAAAAATGGTATTATACATTTGATTAATTCGGGTTCAACTACTCTGGATGCAACTGCTCAGCAAAAAGATGCTGAAGGAAAACCAGCAATGAAACCATTCTGGGATATTTCAGAAGATGAAGTAAAAGCTTGTCTGCAGAATACTATATGGCCTCCAGCTAATCGCGAGTATTTCAGAGGTGGAGGGTTTTCTTCCCTGTTTAAAACGGCAGGAGAGATGCCTGTAACCATGAGCCGTATTAATCTGGTTAAAGGTCAGGGGCCGGTATTACAGATAGCAGAAGGTTGGACGGTTGAATTACCCGATGATATTCATAAGGTTCTTGATGAGCGTACAGATCCAACCTGGCCAACAACCTGGTTTGTGCCTCGTACCAATGGTACTGGTGCTTTTGAAGATGTATATTCTGTAATGGCAAACTGGGGAGCTAACCATGGTGCCATCAGTTACGGGCATATTGGTGCTGATATGATTACGCTTGCTTCCATGTTACGTATTCCTGTTTGCATGCACAATATTGACGACAATGATATTTTCAGGCCAAGCGCCTGGGCTTCTTTTGGTGAAGATAAGGAAGGAGCAGATTACAGGGCTTGTAATACTTACGGCCCACTCTATGGCATTTAA
- a CDS encoding AraC family transcriptional regulator, producing the protein MKNSLHLPYKGDPSDILQYFPKYNLQIHCCRYWWLERWQYRELSFPYWRIYYNNKKGAFITSGDKTIELLPNKIYLIAPNTSYSTHLFNHKIPIKGYDLKGGRITSEYRSTNPNTSLFIEHLYIHFNIGFPYDNISPSILTFDISTHLMNKINAITKHLGIDNKEFSFSTLLTIQSLIIDLLAEVNTKQWELPTGNHHILESLNFIENNIHNQLSNRTLSEKCRLATNTFTRLFKQETGMSPQNYVRQKRIDTACILLHHSDESIDEIATKTGFTNRYHFTRIFKQVTGISPAKYRKEFKIN; encoded by the coding sequence ATGAAAAACTCCCTTCATCTTCCATACAAAGGCGATCCATCCGACATTCTACAATACTTTCCTAAATACAATCTGCAAATACATTGTTGTCGATATTGGTGGTTGGAAAGATGGCAATACAGAGAGTTATCCTTTCCATACTGGAGAATTTATTACAATAATAAAAAAGGAGCTTTTATTACATCTGGAGATAAAACCATCGAATTACTTCCCAATAAAATTTATCTGATTGCACCAAACACATCCTATTCCACGCATTTGTTTAATCATAAAATACCAATAAAAGGTTACGATTTAAAAGGTGGTAGAATTACCTCAGAATACAGATCAACAAACCCAAATACATCCCTTTTTATAGAACATTTGTATATTCATTTTAACATTGGTTTCCCATACGATAATATTTCACCCAGTATCTTAACCTTTGATATTAGCACGCATTTAATGAATAAGATTAATGCCATAACGAAACACCTCGGTATTGATAATAAAGAATTTAGTTTCTCCACCTTACTAACCATTCAATCATTAATAATTGATTTACTTGCAGAAGTAAATACAAAACAATGGGAATTACCCACTGGAAATCACCACATTCTTGAATCTCTTAACTTTATCGAGAATAATATTCATAACCAATTAAGTAATCGTACATTGAGCGAAAAATGCAGGTTAGCAACTAATACATTCACTCGATTATTCAAGCAAGAGACAGGAATGTCTCCACAAAACTATGTGAGACAAAAAAGAATTGATACCGCTTGTATACTTCTGCATCACTCTGATGAAAGCATTGATGAAATTGCAACCAAAACAGGTTTTACAAACAGATATCATTTCACAAGAATATTTAAACAAGTAACCGGGATCTCACCGGCTAAATACAGAAAAGAATTTAAGATCAACTAA